The Funiculus sociatus GB2-C1 genomic interval GCACCCAACGGATTGAGCTGTATACTGAACCCTATGCGGCTGCATTTGGGCATGGCGATGTGGAGTCTGTTTTTCAGGAATACGCGATCGCTGCTCAAACGGCTCAATCCCTCGGTCTAGGGGTTAATGCTGGACACGATCTCAATCTCCAAAATCTGGGAAAATTCTGCTCTATTCCCGGTATCCTAGAAGTCTCTATTGGTCATGCTCTGATTGCTGATGCGTTGGAAATCGGGTTATCTGGGGCTGTCAAAGCCTACTTGCAAATTTTAGCCCAGGTAGAAATTTCAAATAAAGAGGCGTAAATGGTTGAAGTTATTAGTCCTCAGCACGAATGACACTGGCTTAAAAGCCGTGAAATTTATTTCACTTTTCAAAGCTAAAACCTGTTGAAACTCTTTGAAATTAATATACACAAAGCATTTTATTTTGTTTCAACAGACTTAAGATTTTAGCCCGTTCGCGTAGCGTTCCCGAAGGGTACTTTAGTTCCTGGCTTGAGCTTTCAAGACAGGTCTATCGTAATTGTCGTAGCAATTGCAATGCTTTTTGATAATCAGCAGTCATACCTTGATCGCTAAAAAGTTCTGCTGCTGCTTGTAAATCTTGAATTGCGCCTCTTGCATCGCCTGTTTCGTAGCGAATTAACCCCCGATTTCCGAAAGCTTTGGCAAATTTGGGAGAAATAGATATTGCCTCACTATAGTCATCAATTGCTGCTTGAGGATTACCAATTAAATGACGGGCAATTGCCCGATTGTAGTAAGCTGCTGCATTGTTAGGATCGCGCTGGATGGCTTGGTCATAATCCGCGATCGCTTCTTCTATATCTCCCATTCGCCGCCGAAGAATCCCTCGGTTGTAATAAGCTTCTGCTAGATTCGGATTGAGACTCGCCGCCTTAGTAAAATCGGCAATTGCTTCCTTTGTTTCACCTAATTTAACGCGAACATTTCCCCGGTTCACGTAGGCATTGGCATAGTTAGGTTGTATCCGAATTGCTTTGCTTAAATCCTCAAAAGCCGCTTTAGAATCGCCTAACCCACTCAGCGCATTTCCCCGATTGTAGTAAGCGATCGCACTCTTTGAATTAAGCTTCAGGGCTGCGGTGTAATCTTCAATTGCTTCTCGATATTTTTTTTCTTCAGCATACACAGCACCCCGACTTAAGTACGCATCAGTATTTTTAGGATTCAACCCCAACACAGAGGTATAGTCTGCGATCGCACCTGAATTATCTCCTAGCTGACGCTTTGCCAAACCCCGGCGATAATAAGCTTTTTCCAAGGTGGAATCTAGGCGAAGTGCTTCATTGAAATCTGTGACAGCATCGCTGTAGTCACCTTTGTTATACTTTCGTTCGCCCCGATTAAACAATTCCTCAGCACTTAATTGAGCTAATACTGGGGACTGGGGGCTGGGGATTAGGGAATGGGGATTGAGGGATAATCCACTCAGTAGAATCGCCAGTCCCAAAATTTTTATTGTGTATTGATATTGCATGGCTTTATCCAATTTTGGATTTTAGATTTTGGATTTTTGTCTTCAATCCAAAATCTAAAATCTAAAATCCCTGAAAACTGTAGATTTTTTGAGTTTCTAAGTTGTCACAAACAGAGGAAGGTAGAGTACCTATAGGGAAGGTTTGCCGATCTAGGTGTATTTGTAACCCTGTCAGCGGGTCTAAACCAGTTGAAATCATAAATTCCAGTCCTTCCAAATGCTGCCATTGCAATAAAGCATCGAGAATTTGCGCGATCGCTTTCACATAAGGATGACCATTGTCCTGATACCAATCGGATGCTGCCAGATGCGGTTGGTCAAAACCCAAGTGAACAGTTAGCGATGGTTTCCCGAAAAGCGCGATCGCTACAGGTCTCGTTTCTTCCTGCAACAACAAATCGTGACTTCTTGCCAAATGCCGCAGTTTATCCAATCTTTCGTAGCGTTCCGTTACCTGCGGTTCATCCTGCCAGTGCAGCGCTACCGTAACTAAATACGTCTGCAACAGCATATGACCCAACTTTTGGGCTTTTGTCGCTAGATAGATCGAATTATAATCATTTGCCTCAATTAACAACGGCACCCGATCTACCACCTCCAAACCGTACCCTTTCAACCCAGCAATTTTGCGGGGATTATTAGTAATCAAGCAAATTTTTGTTATACCTAAATCGTTGAGAATTTGCGCTCCTACCCCATAATTCCGCAAATCGGCAGGAAATCCCAATCGCTCATTTGCTTCTACAGTATCCAGCCCCATATCTTGCAAAGAATAGGCTTTCAACTTATTAATTAGACCAATTCCCCGCCCTTCTTGCCGCAGATAAACCACAACGCCTGATCCGGCATTTTCAATCATTTTCAGCGCCGCTTGCAGCTGCATTCGGCAGTCGCAACGCAGAGAACCCAAAGCATCACCAGTCAGACATTCCGAGTGCATCCGCACCATCACCTTTTTGTCATTAAAATCAGCTGGGTTGCCCTTAACAATAGCAACTGTTTCTGATTGATCTAGGGTGTTACGGTAAGCGTAAATTTGGAAATTGCCAAACTGAGTAGGCAATTCGGCAATTGTTTCTCGACAGACGAATCTTTCGTGATTGAGGCGGTAACTAATTAAGTCAGCAATACTGATAATTTTCAGATTGTGCATCTTGGAGTATTCTATTAACTCCGGCAACCGCGCCATCGAACCATCGGGATTTTGAATTTCGCAGATCACCCCAGCTGGATATAATCCTGCCAATTTTGGCAAGTCAACCCCGGCTTCTGTATGACCCGCCCGTTTCAAAACGCCACCTTCCCGCGCCCGTAGAGGGAATATGTGACCCGGACGGCGCAAGTCTTGTGGGGATGTTGCGGGATTGATAGCTACCTGGATCGTCAGCGCCCTATCTTCAGCAGAAATTCCTGTGCGTACACCCATAGTAGGGGAGGCATCGATGCTGATGGTGAAGGCGGTTTGGTTGCTGTCGGTGTTGTTGCTAACCATCAAGGGCAGATCGAGTTCATCCAAGCGATCGCCTGTCAGCGCCAGACAAATCAGACCCCGCGCATACACCGCCATGAAATTGATTGTGTCCGGCGTGGCGAACTGCGCCGCACAAATCAAATCACCTTCGTTTTCCCGACTCTCATCATCCACTACCACGACCATCCGCCCAGCCTTGAGGTCTGCTAAGGCAGCATCAATCGAGTCAAATTTAAACGTTTGGTTTGAAGCAGCGCGATGCTTCGCATCTTGGCTTTGAGGCAATTCCACAGATTAACAACAATAAACCGTAAAAAACTATCTCTCTTGATAGTAGCCTGTTGCCACCACTAAGAGGGGCAGTCACTTAGATTATAGAGCGATGTTGCTAACGCGCGATCGCTCACACTTGATACTTATAGTCTGTGGCACAATCGGTAGTTGAAGTATCATCCTTTCTCCTAATAGTGGCACCTGAGCTTGAAAAATTTGGCGAACAAGTCCGACAACTGAGAAAAGCACTAGGGCTTTCTCAGGAAGATTTGGCAGAACTGACAGATTTACACCGCACCTATATTGGCGGAATTGAGCGCGGTGAAAGAAACGTTGCCTTAATCAATATTGTCCGCTTAGCAAAAGCCTTAAATGTGTCACCGAGTGAACTATTAAAAGGAATTGAATGACAGAATTGCCACAACTTATATAGGAACTGCGATATATCAGCATGGTGATGAATAAAGCTAATTAGAATCCGCAGGAAAGCCAAAACTATTTAGCAGTAGCAGTGCTTTTATTAACTGAATAAATTACTAAATTATCGGAGCAATATACGATTAGTTGCTATAGTTAGCCTTGAATCCCGGCAACTAACATTGTCGCGCTGGACGATTATGTTAAAATTTCTACCACCAAATCTTAGTTTTGATACTACAATGCAGCAAAAGTAGCTTTGTGCGATCGCTTTGACTTTGGCTGATTACTGACCGCTTAAAATTAAAGATTTTTAGGAAACAAGAGCATCATGGGTGAATTAGGACGTGTGCCAGTTGGAATTGTTGGCGCGTCGGGCTATGGTGGTGTGCAACTGGTCAGACTCTTGAAGGAGCATCCGGGAGTCGAACTGGTTTACTTAGGTGGCGAAAGTAGTGCCGGAAAGCCATTTTCCGACCTCTACCCGCATCTAGGTCATTGCGTTGACTTAAACATAGAACCCCTGGATTTAGACACCATTGCCAGTCGCTGTAAAGTCGTTTTTCTCTCCTTGCCGAATGGGCTTGCCTATCAGATGGCACCAGCATTGGTGGCGAAGGGGTGCAAAGTGCTGGATTTATCGGCTGACTACCGATTTTTTGACTTGGAAACATACCAATCCTGGTATGGTGGCGATCGCGCAGATCGAGAAATTGCTGCCACAGCAGCTTATGGCTTACCGGAACTATACCGCGATCGCATTGCCGAAGCCTCGCTAATAGGTTGTGCTGGTTGCTACCCTACCGCGAGTCTCCTGGCACTCTCACCACTCTTAAAGCAAGGATTAATCTTGTCAGAAACCGCCATTATCGATGCCAAATCCGGCACATCTGGCGGCGGACGGCAAGCAAAAACCAATCTGTTACTAGCTGAGGCTGACAACTCGCTTGGCCCTTACGGAGTCGGCGGAAGGCACCGCCATACCCCAGAAATTGAGCAAGTTTGTAGCGATTTGGCTGGACACGAAGTCAGAGTACAATTTACCCCGCACCTGATCCCGATGGTGCGCGGAATTTTAGCCACCGTTTACGCCACCCTGCGCGATCCCGGACTGGTGCGAGAAGATTTACTGACCATTTACAAAGCCTTCTACCGCTCATCTCCTTTCGTCAAAATGTTACCAGGCGGCACTTACCCACAAACAAAGTGGGCTTGCGGTACCAATTTATGCTATATCGGCATCGAAGTTGATCCCCGCACCGACCGCGTAATAGTTATGTCAGCAATTGACAACTTAGTCAAAGGGCAAGCAGGTCAAGCCCTCCAGTGTCTCAACCTAATGATGGGTTGGGAAGAAACACTTGGGTTGCCAACTATGGGCTTTTACCCATGAATAAGACACCTCATATTCTCGTTCCCAGGCTGAGCCTGGGAACGAGGGGGTGGGAGGCTGAGCCTCCCGTACCGAAAACTGCGGGGATGGCTAAATTGTTGGCCCCATACCTACAGTAGCGGCATAAGTTGCGCGATCGCCCAATTCATCTTCAATTCGCAGCAAGCGGTTATATTTCGCTACCCGTTCGCTGCGGCACAGAGAACCAGTTTTGATTTGACCTGCGCGAGTTGCTACGGCTAAATCGGCAATTGTCGTGTCTTCAGTTTCGCCGGAACGATGGCTGATAATCGACCGGAAACCATTCCGGGTAGCTAGGTCGATAGTTGCCAAAGTTTCCGTTAGAGAACCAATTTGATTAAGTTTAATCAGGATTGAATTAGCAGCTGCCTGTTCAATTCCTTTTTGTAATCGAATCGGGTTGGTAACAAATAAATCGTCACCAACAAGTTGCACAGATGCGCCCACTTTCTGCGTCAAAAGTTTCCAACTTTCCCAGTCTTCCTCGTGCAAACCATCCTCAATGGAAATAATCGGATATTGCCCGGCTAACTTCGCCATATACTCAATAAAATCAGCAGGCGAATGGGATGCTCCATCGTAAACATACTGACCATCTTTGTAGAACTCGCTAGCGGCAACATCCAGAGCCAAAGCAACTTGTTCTCCTGGCTTATAACCAGCCTTCTCTATCGCCGCCACTAACAATTCTAAAGCCGCTTGATTCGACTCTAAATTTGGCGCAAAACCGCCTTCATCCCCTACGCCTGTTAGCAAATTCTTATCCTTCAACACCTTAGCTAAAGCCGCAAACACTTCAGCACCCCAACGCAGTGCTTCTCGGAAAGAAGTTGCCCCAATAGGCACAATCATGAACTCTTGGAAATCCACATTATTATCAGCGTGAGCACCACCGTTAATCACATTCATCAACGGTACTGGCAACACATTCGACAACGGCCCCCCCAAATAGCGATAAAGAGGCAATTCTAGAGTCGCAGCAGCAGCTTTAGCATTTGCCAGCGAGACGGCAAGAATAGCATTTGCGCCCAGGTTCGATTTATTTTCCGAGCCATCGATTTGAATCATCGTGGTATCAATCAACACCTGATCCAGCGCGTCCAACTCCATTAATTCAGGCGCGATTTTCTCCTCAACATTCTTCACCGCCGTGAGGACACCTTTCCCACCGTAGCGGCTTTTATCATCATCCCGCAGTTCGTGTGCCTCAAAAGTCCCTGTAGATGCTCCACTGGGAACCTGAGCCAGCCCCACCGCACCGTTGATCAGATAAACTTCTGCTTCCACTGTCGGACGACCGCGAGAGTCGAGAATTTCACGAGCCACAATAGCGTCAATGGCTGTATCTGGCGTGTTCATCATTTTGTTTCACCCTTAATAGCAAGATTGCAAGTGGCTCACATTTATGCAGGCCTTCAATCGGCTTTTAGCCCAATACAGTTCAGATATTTCGTTGTCACACATTTGCTCCCCCTAGTCCCCTTCTTCAAGGGAGGTATTTTCAAAGCCCCCGAATTTATCGGGGTATCCTCAAAGCCCCCATAAATTCGGGGGTTGGGGGGATTTACGTTACAAATTTGTTGACATCTAGTAGTCTCACTGAACTGGATCAGGTTTTGTAGCCCGATTGTTAGAATACGTCCTGAACGGACACTCAAGCGTCATATTAAGAAGGAATTTGGGATTAAAACGATGCGAATGCTACACACCATGCTGAGAGTCGGCAACTTAGAAGAGTCTTTGAAATTTTACTGCGAACTGCTGGACATGAAGTTGCTGCGCCAAAAAGATTATCCTGGCGGCGAATTTACCCTGGCTTTTGTGGGTTATGGCGATGAGTCTGACCACACGGTGTTAGAACTAACCTACAACTGGGGCAAAGAACAGTACGATTTGGGAGATGCCTACGGTCACATTGCTATTGGTGTTGATGATATTTACGCCACCTGTAATGAAATAAAGGCGCGTGGCGGCAAAGTCTCGCGGGAACCAGGGCCCATGAAGCACGGTTCGACGGTGATAGCGTTTGTGGAAGACCCGAATGGATACAAGGTGGAGTTGATTCAACTGGGGACTCAGGGTGCCCAAAAGCAGGAAGCGGCTGAAGCAGCAAGTCGCTAGATTTGCGATGTCGCTCGCGCCCTTATAGAGTGGGGCTATACAGACAAAGCCCGCGCACCATCCGGGCTTTTTTTGCATCCTACCCAATACTTTTTTTGTTAGCGATGTTCATCTTTTCTAGAAATTAGCCGAGCTGAACTAGACAGCAATTATACTGAGACATTAAGAGTACAAGTTGTCATAAAAAGAACAAGTTGTAAACAAAAACCTCAATACTGGCGAGGTTGTTACCCCGCCCGCTTGTTGGCGAAGGATATCTGTATTTTTGCCAATAAAAAAGGGGCGGTCAAAATGCCCACCCCTCAAGAGATTATTGAGTTGTTATTAACCGAGCAATTCTTTAGCCTTGGCAACTACGTTGTCAACAGTGAAGCCAAACTTCTCTAGAGCCACGGGGCCGGGGGCGGAAACGCCAAAACGGTCAACGCTGATCATCGCGCCTTCACTGCCAATGTAACGGCACCAGCCGAAGCTAGAAGCTGCTTCCACAGCTAAGCGCTTAGTGACACCTTTAGGTAACACAGACTCGCGGTAAGCCGCATCCTGCGCGTCGAACAGTTCCCAGCTAGGTATGGAGACGACGCGGACTTTCTTGCCTTCACCGCGCAGCTTGTCGGCTGCACCAGCGCAGAGTTGAAGTTCGCTACCTGTACCCATCAGGATGATGTCAGGAGTACCATCGCTGTCAGAGAGGGTGTAAGCACCCTTAGCCACGCCTTCAATAGAAGTGCCAGGCAAGTTGGGCTGTGCTAGACGAGACAGCGCCAGCAACGTCGGGCGATTTTGGTTAGCAGCTTCAATCGCTACCTTATAAGAACCAGAGGTTTCGTTACCATCAGCGGGACGAATCACTGTTAGCTGGGGAATTGCCCGCAGAGATGCGATGGTTTCAACTGGTTGGTGGGTGGGGCCATCTTCACCTAGCTGGATGGAGTCGTGGGTCATCACCCAGATAGCACCTGCGTGGGACAATGCTGAAATACGAATCGCCGCCCGCATATAGTCAGCAAAAACTAAGAAGGTGGCACCGTAAGGGATTAATCCGGAACCATGTAGCGCAATGCCGTTACAAATCGCTCCCATGCCGTGTTCGCGGACACCAAAGCGGATGTTGCGATTTTCGTAATGACCGGGCTGGAAGTCGCCGGAAGACTTGAGCAAGGTCATGCAGGAGTGAGCTAAGTCAGCAGAACCGCCAAGTAATCCGGGGACAACATCAGCCAAGGCGTTGAGGCACTTACCAGACTGATTGCGGGTGGAATCTGCCTTATCTTCTGGGGTGTAGGTAGGTAGTACCTTCTCCCAACCTTCTGCCAGTTTGCCGCTGAGCATTTGTTCTAGTTGGGCTGCTTCGGCACCATACTTGGCTTTGTAATCGGCGAAGTTCTTATTCCACTCTTCCTCGTACTTAGCACCGCGTTCAACGGCTTTGCGCCAATGGTTGAGGGCATCTTCTGGAACCTGAAAAGGCTCGTATTCCCAACCGAGTTTTTCACGGGTTGCAGTTACTTCTGAGCCACCCAATGCGGAACCGTGGACACCTGCGGTATTGGCTTTATTGGGGGAGCCGTAACCAATGGTGGTGCGGACTTTGATCATTGAGGGCTTATCTGTGACAGCTTTTGCTGCTTCAATTGCTTTGTGAATTGCCTCTAGGTCGGTATTGCCGTCTTCTACAGTCAGAACGTGCCAACCGTAAGCTTCAAAGCGCTTACCGACATCTTCGGTGAAAGCTAGGTCAGTGGAGCCATCGATGGAAATGTGGTTGTCGTCGTACAGAGCAATGAGTTTACCCAAACCCAAGTGTCCCGCCAAGGAACAAGCTTCGCCGGAAACACCTTCCATGTTGCAACCATCACCTAAAATTACATAGGTATAGTGGTCTACGATGGTGCTATCGGGCTTGTTAAACTTAGCTGCTAGGTGAGCTTCAGCGATCGCTAAGCCTACAGCGTTAGAAATACCTTGTCCTAATGGCCCCGTCGTGACTTCCACTCCAGGTGTCATGAAGTTTTCCGGGTGTCCTGGGGTTCTTGATTCCCACTGACGGAACTCCTTGATGTCTTCCAGCGTCACGCTGTCGTAGCCAGCTAGATACAGCAGGGCATACTGTAACATTGAGCCATGTCCAGCGGAGAGGACAAAGCGATCGCGGTTAAACCACTTGGGGTTTTTCGGGTTACACCGCATAAAGCGATCCCAAAGCACAAATGCCATCGGTGCAGCGCCCATTGGTAGCCCTGGATGGCCTGATTTTGCCTTCTCTACGGCATCAATCGCCAGAAAGCGGATGGAATTAATACAAAGTTCTTCGAGTGATTGGGTTGCAACAACCATGATTTATTCTACTTAACGACGGGTTAGCACGCTTTTTGGATGAGCTGGAAATTGAATGCTCTGGGATCGCCCTAAGCACCCATTACCCGATTATCATCCCATTAGCAGGACTTATGGGCAAGCTGTGGAAAAGACGAAATTATGAAAGATGAAGACTAAAACGTTTGAGTCTTCACCTGACCTATTTATATTTTTATCGCCTCTAGACGTACTTTTTAAATGCTAAGGTTACGTTGTGACCGCCAAATCCGAAAGAATTTGAAAGTGCTACGTCTACTTTTGAAGAGCGACTTGTGTGGGGGACATAATCCAGATCGCACCCCTCATCGGGATTTTCTAAGTTGATTGTGGGTGGAATTTGGTCATTGGCAATTGCCATCACCGTAGCGACCGCTTCAATACCACCGCTTCCGCCTAAAAGATGACCAGTCATGGACTTGGTGGAGCTAATTGCTACTTTGTAGGCACTGTCGCCCAAAGCTTTTTTAATCGCGGCTGTTTCCGTGACATCATTCGCCTGGGTACTGGTGCCGTGGGCGTTGATGTAGCTTACCAGATCGGGAGTTAAGGAGGCATCCTTTAAAGCCATTTGCATAGCTCTGAAGGCACCTTCGCCACCGGGAACTGGTGCTGTCATGTGATAGGCATCGCAAGTCATGCCGTAACCGACAACTTCGGCATAAATTCTGGCTCCCCGACTGAGGGCGTGTTCTAATTCTTCTAGAATTAGAATGCCAGAGCCTTCGCCCATGACGAAGCCATCGCGATCGCGATCGAACGGACGAGAAGCTGTTTGCGGGTCATCATTGCGCGTTGAAAGCGCCCGCAACGCACAAAATCCAGCAAACGACAAAGGCGTTACCGCCGCTTCTGTCCCACCGCAGATCATCGCCTGAGCATATCCTCGCTGAATCAAGCGAAAAGCATCTCCTACCGCATTAGAACCTGCGGCACAAGCTGTCACCGTGCAGTTGTTTGGCCCTTTGGCGCCCGTGTGAATTGCTGTTAACCCAGCTGCCATGTTGGCGATCATCATGGGAATCATAAACGCACTACACCGATCCGGGCCGCGATTCAGGTAGACTTCTTGCTGGTCTTCGAGTACCTTGATACCGCCAATGCCCGTACCAATGATGATGCCCACTTGTTCTGCATTCAGATCGTTGATGACAAATTTAGCGTCTGCGATCGCTTGTTTGCTGGCACTAACCGCAAACTGGGCAAATCGATCCATCCGCTTAGCTTCCTTACGATCCAGGTACTCGTGGGGGTCGAATCCTTTTACCTCCCCAGCAAAGCGACAATCGTGCTTGGATGGATCGAACAAGGTTATCGGGGCTATTCCATTGCGACCGCTCAACAACCCTGCCCAATAATCAGCCAAATTGTTGCCAATCGGTGTAATCGCGCCGAGACCTGTTACAACAACCCGCTTGCATTCAAAATTTGTCATGATGCCAATACTAAAAGGGTTTTTACACCCAGAACGCGGAAACACTATACAGAACTGACTGAGCTAAGAATACTGAGAACTTCAGTATCACTTACTATTTTCAACTATCGCCCTCGCGTCGGGGCGAGTGCGTACACATTGTGTTAATCCAATGTTAGAAGAAATTTTCGTCTTACCCGCCCCTACAGCACTCAGCACACTAGAATTTATGCCGAAGCCGTGACTTTGTTGTTGATGTAGTCCACAACGGCTTGAACAGTGGCAATCTGTTCAGCTGCTTCGTCTGGAATTTCGATATCAAACTCTTCTTCTAGGGCCATGACGAGTTCAACCGTATCCAGGGAATCCGCTCCCAGATCGTTAGCAAAGTTCGCTTGCGGCACTACTTGATCGGGTTCAACCTCTAGTTGTTCCGCCACAATCTTCTTGACTCTTGCAAAAATTTCCTCTTGGCTCATATTAATCCTCTACCCAGTCTCCAGAACTTGCTATATAGGGTGATACGGTTTTTAAGCATTTTTTCATCTTATCTGAAAGAGGGACAACAAAAGCGATAGATAGTCGCTTATCCAAGTGGCACTTAGTTGGAGTCGGGGAGCAGCACACTGGGGAACAGCCAAATTGAGTTACCATAACAATCTGAAAACTCTGCCCACAAAGCTTTTCAGCTCACTGAGATCAGAATAAAATTTTAATAATATTAATAACAATCCTGAAATCTACAACAGTTGTCTGTGGACTCAAATACAAGACTTAACCCCCAGCCTGCTCACTCCCTCCCCAGTGGGGAAGATCGGGAAAAATTTTTATTTTTATCATTACAACCAAGGGAGATGTTTGTCGCCCTCGTGACGAGACACTACAAACGAAGAGATATATTGCAACTCCTTCAAGGGCTGCGATATATTGAGCCAAGGCTTATTTAGCTAACTAACTGCAACCCCTTATCATACAGGCTCTGCTCAATGCTCTGCATCTCCTCAAGGGTTTCTCCAGCGACGATTCCGTAAATTTCTGTGTAGATTTTGCCATATTTAACCTTCTCCAGAGCTGACAGGATCGTGAAGTCGTGGCGCTCTAGTTCTGGCTTTAGGTTGACTAGAATCGACTCCAAGGTTCCATCCATACGGTAGTCACTCGAATATGTAGCGACTTGCTTCCCTAGTTCCAGCAGCCTATGACGCTGCAAGCACAGAGGCGTTGAGCCATTAACTCGAAAATTGGCATCGATCGCGTAAAGTTCACCGTCTTTATTTTCCAACACGTCGAACCCAATAACGCCGAAATATCCCTGCTGGTTAGCATACTGACCGACAGCAGCAATCATCTCATAGAACTTGCTCATGTCAGTACGGTAGTGAATCAGCCCCCCTAGATATTTACCGTCAGGGGTGACGAGTTGCTGAGTAACACCGATCAGGGTGATGTCTCCTACCTTATTGACGTAAAACTGCACGCAGTAGTTTTGCACTTCATTTTTGACGAACTCCGAGACGATGATGGTATCCACCAGCTTGATACCCAGATATTTCCTGATTTCTTCCAAAGAGTAGTTCAGGTGGCTGGAGCTTTTGATAATATAAGTACCTTCGCCTGAGAGTCCGTGAGATGTTTTGATCAAGTAGGGGAATTGCTCTGGTAACTTAATCTCATCAACATTGCAGGCGTGCAGATTGTAGCTCTGATACTTTGGACAGGGCACCCCAAGATCGGCTAGCGTCACT includes:
- a CDS encoding tetratricopeptide repeat protein, which produces MQYQYTIKILGLAILLSGLSLNPHSLIPSPQSPVLAQLSAEELFNRGERKYNKGDYSDAVTDFNEALRLDSTLEKAYYRRGLAKRQLGDNSGAIADYTSVLGLNPKNTDAYLSRGAVYAEEKKYREAIEDYTAALKLNSKSAIAYYNRGNALSGLGDSKAAFEDLSKAIRIQPNYANAYVNRGNVRVKLGETKEAIADFTKAASLNPNLAEAYYNRGILRRRMGDIEEAIADYDQAIQRDPNNAAAYYNRAIARHLIGNPQAAIDDYSEAISISPKFAKAFGNRGLIRYETGDARGAIQDLQAAAELFSDQGMTADYQKALQLLRQLR
- the ribBA gene encoding bifunctional 3,4-dihydroxy-2-butanone-4-phosphate synthase/GTP cyclohydrolase II, producing the protein MELPQSQDAKHRAASNQTFKFDSIDAALADLKAGRMVVVVDDESRENEGDLICAAQFATPDTINFMAVYARGLICLALTGDRLDELDLPLMVSNNTDSNQTAFTISIDASPTMGVRTGISAEDRALTIQVAINPATSPQDLRRPGHIFPLRAREGGVLKRAGHTEAGVDLPKLAGLYPAGVICEIQNPDGSMARLPELIEYSKMHNLKIISIADLISYRLNHERFVCRETIAELPTQFGNFQIYAYRNTLDQSETVAIVKGNPADFNDKKVMVRMHSECLTGDALGSLRCDCRMQLQAALKMIENAGSGVVVYLRQEGRGIGLINKLKAYSLQDMGLDTVEANERLGFPADLRNYGVGAQILNDLGITKICLITNNPRKIAGLKGYGLEVVDRVPLLIEANDYNSIYLATKAQKLGHMLLQTYLVTVALHWQDEPQVTERYERLDKLRHLARSHDLLLQEETRPVAIALFGKPSLTVHLGFDQPHLAASDWYQDNGHPYVKAIAQILDALLQWQHLEGLEFMISTGLDPLTGLQIHLDRQTFPIGTLPSSVCDNLETQKIYSFQGF
- a CDS encoding helix-turn-helix domain-containing protein; its protein translation is MAPELEKFGEQVRQLRKALGLSQEDLAELTDLHRTYIGGIERGERNVALINIVRLAKALNVSPSELLKGIE
- the argC gene encoding N-acetyl-gamma-glutamyl-phosphate reductase yields the protein MGELGRVPVGIVGASGYGGVQLVRLLKEHPGVELVYLGGESSAGKPFSDLYPHLGHCVDLNIEPLDLDTIASRCKVVFLSLPNGLAYQMAPALVAKGCKVLDLSADYRFFDLETYQSWYGGDRADREIAATAAYGLPELYRDRIAEASLIGCAGCYPTASLLALSPLLKQGLILSETAIIDAKSGTSGGGRQAKTNLLLAEADNSLGPYGVGGRHRHTPEIEQVCSDLAGHEVRVQFTPHLIPMVRGILATVYATLRDPGLVREDLLTIYKAFYRSSPFVKMLPGGTYPQTKWACGTNLCYIGIEVDPRTDRVIVMSAIDNLVKGQAGQALQCLNLMMGWEETLGLPTMGFYP
- the eno gene encoding phosphopyruvate hydratase, with product MMNTPDTAIDAIVAREILDSRGRPTVEAEVYLINGAVGLAQVPSGASTGTFEAHELRDDDKSRYGGKGVLTAVKNVEEKIAPELMELDALDQVLIDTTMIQIDGSENKSNLGANAILAVSLANAKAAAATLELPLYRYLGGPLSNVLPVPLMNVINGGAHADNNVDFQEFMIVPIGATSFREALRWGAEVFAALAKVLKDKNLLTGVGDEGGFAPNLESNQAALELLVAAIEKAGYKPGEQVALALDVAASEFYKDGQYVYDGASHSPADFIEYMAKLAGQYPIISIEDGLHEEDWESWKLLTQKVGASVQLVGDDLFVTNPIRLQKGIEQAAANSILIKLNQIGSLTETLATIDLATRNGFRSIISHRSGETEDTTIADLAVATRAGQIKTGSLCRSERVAKYNRLLRIEDELGDRATYAATVGMGPTI
- the gloA gene encoding lactoylglutathione lyase, which produces MRMLHTMLRVGNLEESLKFYCELLDMKLLRQKDYPGGEFTLAFVGYGDESDHTVLELTYNWGKEQYDLGDAYGHIAIGVDDIYATCNEIKARGGKVSREPGPMKHGSTVIAFVEDPNGYKVELIQLGTQGAQKQEAAEAASR
- the tkt gene encoding transketolase, which encodes MVVATQSLEELCINSIRFLAIDAVEKAKSGHPGLPMGAAPMAFVLWDRFMRCNPKNPKWFNRDRFVLSAGHGSMLQYALLYLAGYDSVTLEDIKEFRQWESRTPGHPENFMTPGVEVTTGPLGQGISNAVGLAIAEAHLAAKFNKPDSTIVDHYTYVILGDGCNMEGVSGEACSLAGHLGLGKLIALYDDNHISIDGSTDLAFTEDVGKRFEAYGWHVLTVEDGNTDLEAIHKAIEAAKAVTDKPSMIKVRTTIGYGSPNKANTAGVHGSALGGSEVTATREKLGWEYEPFQVPEDALNHWRKAVERGAKYEEEWNKNFADYKAKYGAEAAQLEQMLSGKLAEGWEKVLPTYTPEDKADSTRNQSGKCLNALADVVPGLLGGSADLAHSCMTLLKSSGDFQPGHYENRNIRFGVREHGMGAICNGIALHGSGLIPYGATFLVFADYMRAAIRISALSHAGAIWVMTHDSIQLGEDGPTHQPVETIASLRAIPQLTVIRPADGNETSGSYKVAIEAANQNRPTLLALSRLAQPNLPGTSIEGVAKGAYTLSDSDGTPDIILMGTGSELQLCAGAADKLRGEGKKVRVVSIPSWELFDAQDAAYRESVLPKGVTKRLAVEAASSFGWCRYIGSEGAMISVDRFGVSAPGPVALEKFGFTVDNVVAKAKELLG